The DNA segment TTCTCGGGATGGCGGCCTTGAATTACATCAGCCTGAGCGGCGCCGTCATCTATATGTTTGCGCACGCGATGGCCACCGGCATGTTGTTCGCGATGGCCGGATGGGTCTATGACCAAACGCATACTCGTGACATTCCATCGCTTGGCGGGCTCTCCAACAAAATGCCGTTCATTTCCGGCTGCTTTGTTGTGGGGTGCATGGCGTCGATCGGCATGCCCGGCACCGTGAATTTTGTGGCGGAAATCATGATCGTTGTCGGAAGTTGGAACAAGTACCCCCTTCAAGTTATTGTGGCCATGCTCGGCATTGTATTGACCCTCGCGTATCTCTTCAAAATGATGCGAGGGCTGTTCTATGGGCCGATGAATCAGAAATACAGCCACGCGCATGACGCGGTTGCCACGGTGGATCGATTGCCGCTCTTGATGATGATCACCATCAGCATTGGATTTGGTATTTTCCCCATGCATTTGTACGAGGTTGTCCGGTCCGGAGTGGACCCATTGGTTGCGAGAATTACGCAAGTGGTTCCTGTAGCCGAGAGCGGTGAAGGATTAGGGGTGAAAGGGGTGGTTGTCACGGAACACCCCTCTGTCCCAATGGTCTCAACCAAGCCCCTCCCTCAACCGACGACAGTCTCTGGAGGAGGACACGAATGAGCTTTGTGCTGAACCTGTCCTTCTCCGATTTGGTGCTCCTATTACCGGAGATCTTCCTGACGTGCTGGCTCTGTGTGGTCATCACGGTCGATTTTGTCTCGCCCCGGTTACCGAAAGAACGACTTGCCTATCTGAGCGTCGGCGGGCTGCTGGTGACTCTCGGCTGTTTGGCGTGGTTTGACGTGAATCAGGTGTCTGGGACACTGTTCGGCGACATGTTTGTGCTTGATCGGATGGCGATCTTTTTCAAAATATTCATCCTGGGAGCCACAATCCTTGTCATTCTGGCGTCAATTGAGTATGTCGACCGGTTTACGCTTTTCCGTGGGGAATATTATGCCCTAGTCGTCATGTCGGCGCTTGGGATGATGTTTATGGCGTCAGCCAACGATCTGTTGTCGGTGTTCGTCAGCCTGGAGTTCTCAACACTCGGGTTTTATATCTTGGTGTCGTATCTACGGGATGATTTGGCCTCGAATGAAGCCGGTCTGAAGTTTTTCATCCTTGGTGTGTTCGCAGCGGGTCTCTTTGCTTATGGAATCAGTTTGGTGTACGGGGAAACCGGGAAGCTCGTGTTTTCGGAAATGGCTTCCGCACCCGCGACTCCAGGTTTGATCATCGGGTTTCTGCTGATCTTTGCCGCATTGGGATTTAAGATTGGTGCGGTTCCCTTCCATTCCTGGATTCCGGATACGTACCACGGCGCTCCAACGCCGGTCACCGCGTTCTTGTCCATTGCTCCGAAGGGAGCAGCTCTGGCGATCTTGCTCCGGATTTTCCTAGTGGCGTTGGGCTCGTTCAAGCCGACCTGGATCTATTTGCTCGTCGCCGTGTCAATTGTGTCCATGACCTACGGCAATATCGTGGCCATTGCACAACGAAATATTAAACGGCTCCTGGCCTATTCCGGTATTGCTCAAATCGGAAATGTGCTCATCGGTCTTGCCGCCGGAACCAAGATGGGAAATGACGCCATTCTCTTCTATCTCTTGGCGTACCTCTTCGCCAACATCGGGGCGTTTGCTGTCGTTATCGCCGTGAGTCAGGCCATCGGAAGGGATGAGATCGAAGACTACCGTGGATTGGGGCGCCGTTCACCATTTCTAGCCTTTTCGATGTTGTTGTTTCTCTTGTCCCTTGCGGGAGTTCCCCCGCTGGCGGGATTTATCGGCAAACTTTATATCTTTGTCGCCGCAATCAAAGAAGGGCTGTATACATTGATCACGGTGGGGCTGATCAATATCGTCATTTCCATGTACTACTACCTGATCGTCGTGAAGCAAATGTACATTAACGAGCCCATTGACCCGTCTCCCATTTCAATTTCAGGGCCCATGAAGGCGGTGATCTATGTGGGGCTCGCTGGGACGTTGGTGATCGGAATCTATCCGCAACCATTTACCGATTGGGTGGTGGCTGCAACACTCATGTTTTCGAATTTCGTGACGCCTGCCGCCACGGCCACGCCCCCGAGCCTCTTGATCGGCAGTTAGTTTTCTGCTTTGTCTTCTGCATACTTCTGCTACAATTCAGTTTGAGACACGAATATTCTCGTCTCTTCGTCGGGTATCCATAGCGTGATCGGTGTGTTTGGTGCAGCTCGTCCAGATCTATGGAATCAGCCACCAACCATCAGGCCCAAGCTACCCCTCTGCGCGGTGAAGTGGGCAAACTTCCAAGTGGCTCAATGCCAGCGACAGCTGCTTCCTCCGAACCTATCATCAAGTGGTTTCAAGCGCTGACGATCGAGCAACGGGTTCTGGCTGGGTTCAGTCTCGTGTTTGTCGGCATTCTCATCATTAGTGCGATCGCGTATCACAATATCAATGGTCTGCTCCGGAACAGTTGGCTCGATGGTCGGAGTCATGAGCTGATCCAACTGCTCAGCAGCATCGATGCTGCCATGGGTGAGGCTGAGGGTGCACACCGTCGATATCTCGTGACGGGTGAGCAGGCCTATCTCGAGGTGTATACACGGGTGATCGGCCAGAAACACACCTTCACGACGTTTCTCAATGAATTGACGCTGGATTCGCCAGAACAACAGCGGCGTGCTGACGAACTCAATCGGTTGATGGACCGTCAGGTGAATGTCGAGTCAAAGGCGATCACTCAAGTTAAGGAACGGGGTCTTCAATCCGTCAGGAAAATGGCATTGGAGGGAGCTGGGAGAGGCGAACTCGACGGGATTCATCAGGTGATTAATGAGATGGATGTGTATGAACGACAGGCAGTGAATCAACGGGTCATCGCATCTGCAGTCAGTACACGGCATACGATTATGCTGTTAGCCATCGGTGCCGTATTACAACTGGTGCTGCTGGCATCGGTGTACTATCTGATACGCCATGACGTGACCGAGCGGCGCCGTGTGGCTGGTGAGCTCCAGCGTCGCGGCGAGTTGCTTGAGGCTGCCAACAAGGAACTAGAGGCCTTTAGCTATTCGGTGTCGCATGATCTTCGCGCGCCATTGCGACACATTGACGGCTATGCCGCCCTGTTGCGGAAGGCGGTTGATCAATCGTTGAGTGAAAAGGCTGCGCGCTATTTACAAACGATTTCGGACGCAGCGAAGCAGATGGGACAGCTGATCGATGATCTGCTGGTGTTCTCTCGCATGGGGCGCCAAGAAATGTTGCAGGCGACTGTGAATCTGGATCAACTGATCCAGAGCATTCTGTCTGATCTGCGCCTTGACTTGCAGGGACGGCAAGTATCCTGGACAATTGCCCCACTGCCTGAGGTAAAAGGCGATCCCTCCATGCTCCGACAGGTCTTTATGAATTTGCTCACCAATGCACTGAAGTTTACGAGTGTCAAGACAACTGCCTCCATTGAGATCGGAGTGGAGCCTCTCAGTTCCGACGAAATCGTCTTGTATGTTCGCGACAACGGTGTAGGGTTCGATATGCAGTACGCTCCGAAACTGTTTGGGGTATTTCAGAGACTGCACCGAGCTGACGAATTTGAAGGAACAGGGATCGGACTTGCCAATGTTCGTCGGATCGTTCACCGTCATGGAGGGAGGGCGTGGGCCGACGGTGTGCCGGATAAGGGAGCAACCTTCTATGTTGCATTACCCAAGGGGAGACTCAACGATGACGTTAGCTAAGCCGATTGTGCTTGCTGAAGACAATCCACGAGATGCGGAACTTGCGATGGCTGCGATGGAGGAAGAGCATATATCTGATAAAGTTGTCCTGTGTCACGATGGTGCCGAGGTGTTGGACTATTTGTATTGTCGTGGACAATTCAAGACCCGGTTGCAAGGGAATCCCGCAGTTGTGTTCCTTGACCTCAAAATGCCGAAGGTCAATGGGCTTGAGGTTTTGCGCACCATCAAGGCCGATGACAAGTTGCGTGCGATTCCCGTGGTGATGTTAACGTCATCTCGAGAGGAGCGCGATTTGACTGAGAGTTATACGCTTGGTGCGAACGCCTATGTCGTGAAGCCCGTTGAGTTTCACCAGTTTCTGTCGGCGGTGAAAGAGTTAGGGGTATTTTGGGGTGTGATCAATGAACCGCCTCCGGAAAGAGCGTGATCCCATCGGTGATCCAGCCATGAAGATGCCGCTACGAATAGTCCATCTTGAACTCAATAGGGAAGACGGTGAACGTATAGGTACAATATTGACGAATGGTGGAATTGCTTGTGTCGTTCACCGCGTGGAGACACAACACGCATTGACTGCAGGGATCAGTGAGGATCGGGCTGATCTTATCTTGGCCGAGGGCAACACGCCAGGATGTGATGCGAACACGGCCTTTACTTTGGCGCAGAAGGTGGCTCCGCACGTGCCGTTCATTGTTGTGTCAGAATCCATCAACGAGACGCAGAGTACGGAACTCTTGTATCGTGGAGTGACGGATGTCATTTCAAAAGGTGCATTGGGACGCTTGATTCCTGCTGTGCGGCGGATCCTAAAGGAGCAACGAGAGC comes from the Nitrospira sp. genome and includes:
- a CDS encoding NADH-quinone oxidoreductase subunit N, whose amino-acid sequence is MSFVLNLSFSDLVLLLPEIFLTCWLCVVITVDFVSPRLPKERLAYLSVGGLLVTLGCLAWFDVNQVSGTLFGDMFVLDRMAIFFKIFILGATILVILASIEYVDRFTLFRGEYYALVVMSALGMMFMASANDLLSVFVSLEFSTLGFYILVSYLRDDLASNEAGLKFFILGVFAAGLFAYGISLVYGETGKLVFSEMASAPATPGLIIGFLLIFAALGFKIGAVPFHSWIPDTYHGAPTPVTAFLSIAPKGAALAILLRIFLVALGSFKPTWIYLLVAVSIVSMTYGNIVAIAQRNIKRLLAYSGIAQIGNVLIGLAAGTKMGNDAILFYLLAYLFANIGAFAVVIAVSQAIGRDEIEDYRGLGRRSPFLAFSMLLFLLSLAGVPPLAGFIGKLYIFVAAIKEGLYTLITVGLINIVISMYYYLIVVKQMYINEPIDPSPISISGPMKAVIYVGLAGTLVIGIYPQPFTDWVVAATLMFSNFVTPAATATPPSLLIGS
- a CDS encoding CHASE3 domain-containing protein, producing the protein MPATAASSEPIIKWFQALTIEQRVLAGFSLVFVGILIISAIAYHNINGLLRNSWLDGRSHELIQLLSSIDAAMGEAEGAHRRYLVTGEQAYLEVYTRVIGQKHTFTTFLNELTLDSPEQQRRADELNRLMDRQVNVESKAITQVKERGLQSVRKMALEGAGRGELDGIHQVINEMDVYERQAVNQRVIASAVSTRHTIMLLAIGAVLQLVLLASVYYLIRHDVTERRRVAGELQRRGELLEAANKELEAFSYSVSHDLRAPLRHIDGYAALLRKAVDQSLSEKAARYLQTISDAAKQMGQLIDDLLVFSRMGRQEMLQATVNLDQLIQSILSDLRLDLQGRQVSWTIAPLPEVKGDPSMLRQVFMNLLTNALKFTSVKTTASIEIGVEPLSSDEIVLYVRDNGVGFDMQYAPKLFGVFQRLHRADEFEGTGIGLANVRRIVHRHGGRAWADGVPDKGATFYVALPKGRLNDDVS
- a CDS encoding response regulator, whose amino-acid sequence is MTLAKPIVLAEDNPRDAELAMAAMEEEHISDKVVLCHDGAEVLDYLYCRGQFKTRLQGNPAVVFLDLKMPKVNGLEVLRTIKADDKLRAIPVVMLTSSREERDLTESYTLGANAYVVKPVEFHQFLSAVKELGVFWGVINEPPPERA